Within Quadrisphaera setariae, the genomic segment GGCGGCGCCTAGAATGGGCAGGACATGATCACAGCGACTGACGTAGAGCTCCGCGCCGGCGCCCGCCTGCTGGTCTCGGGGGCCACCTTCCGCGTCGGACGCGGCGACCGGGTGGGCCTGGTGGGCCGCAACGGCGCCGGCAAGACGACCCTGACCCGCGTCCTGTCCGGGGAGACCCAGCCGGCCGGCGGCTCGGTGACCTCGGACGGGCCCGTGGGCTACCTCCCGCAGGACCCCCGCACGGGCGACCTCGAGCAGTCGGCCATCGCCCGCGTGCTCTCGGCGCGCAACCTGGACTCGGTGGTCGCCAAGATGCGCGCTGCCGAGGCCGAGATGGCCGGTGACGACCCCGCCGCCCGGACGAAGGCGATGGACCGGTACGCCAAGCTCGAGGCGCGCTTCACCGCCGCCGGCGGGTACGCGGCGGAGTCCGAGGCGCACCGGATCGCCGCGAACCTGAACCTGCCCGAGCGGGTGCTGGCCCAGCCGCTGGGGACGCTGTCCGGCGGCCAGCGCCGCCGCGTGGAGCTGGCGCGGATCCTCTTCTCGGACGCCGAGGTGCTGCTCCTGGACGAGCCCACCAACCACCTCGACGCCGACTCGATCGTCTGGCTGCGCGACCACCTCAAGACGTACTCCGGCGGCCTGGTGGTCATCAGCCACGACGTCGGCCTGCTCGAGGCGGTCTGCACCAAGGTCTTCCACCTCGACGCCAACCGCTCCCAGCTCGACCTCTACAACGTCGGCTGGAAGCTCTACCTCGACCAGCGCCGCATCGACGAGGAGCGCCGCAAGCGCGAGCGCGCCAACGCCGAGAAGAAGGCGGGCACGCTCATGGCCCAGGCCGACAAGATGCGCGCCAAGGCGACCAAGGCCGTGGCGGCCCAGAACATGGCCAAGCGCGCCGAGAAGCTGGTCGCGGGCCTGGAGGACGTCCGCCAGGCCGACCGGGTGGCCAAGCTGCGCTTCCCCTCCCCGGCGCCCTGCGGACGCACGCCCCTGACGGCGGAGCACCTGTCCAAGTCCTACGGGTCGCTGGAGATCTTCACCGGGGTCGACCTCGCCATCGACAAGGGCAGCAAGGTGGTGGTGCTGGGCCTCAACGGCGCCGGCAAGACCACGCTGCTGCGCCTGCTCGGGGGTGTGGAGACGCCGGACACCGGCGCCGTGCTCCCCGGCCACGGCCTGCGGCTGGGCTACTACGCCCAGGAGCACGAGACCATCGACGTCTCCCGCAGCGTGCTGGAGAACATGCGCTCGGCGGCACCCGACCTCGACGACACCGGTGTGCGCAGCGTGCTGGGCTCGTTCCTCTTCATCGGTGACGACGTCCACAAGCCGGCGGGCGTGCTGTCCGGCGGGGAGAAGACGCGGTTGGCGCTGGCGATGCTCGTGGTGAGCGCCGCCAACGTGCTCCTGCTCGACGAGCCGACCAACAACCTCGACCCGGCCAGCCGCGAGGAGGTCCTCGACGCGCTGCGCCGCTACGAGGGAGCGGTGGTCCTGGTCACCCACGACGAGGGCGCCGTGCACGCCCTGGAGCCTGAGCGCGTCGTGCTCCTCCCCGACGGCCAGGAAGACCTCTGGAGCCCGGAGTACGCCGAGCTGGTCTCGCTGGCCTGACATCCCCCGGCACCTCGCCGGTGCGTCGGCTGGACGCCTCCGGGGCGGTCGCTGGGGGACGGCTGGGGGCCGTCCGGGCGAAGCTGGTGGCGCCGCGGCGCGGGGGGTTCGCGCAGGCGCCTCGGCGCGAGAAGATCGATGCCGGTGGCACCAGGTGTGACGAGGTCGCACCATGGAGGGCACCATGGTCGTTCCGGACACCGCCGAAGCACTGCGGTGGACGGGCGCGGCCAGCAGGGGACTGGTCGAGCACCACTCAGGAGGGCAACACAGTGAGCGACAACCCAGTGATCAAGAAGGGCGCACGCATCACCGGAGGGGAGCGCACCACGCTCGCCGACGACCTCAAGGCGAAGTACGCCCAGGGCGCCAGCATCCGTGCTCTGGCTGCGGAGACGGGCCGCTCGTACGGCTTCGTGCACCGCATCCTCACCGAGAGCGACGTCTCACTCCGCAGTCGCGGTGGGGCGACGCGAGGTGCGCGCAAGGCGAGCTGAGCCGACTCCGGAGGCGGGTCCGCTCGAACAGCGTGGCGGCCCGCGTCCGGGAGACGCAGGGGGCGGACGGGAAGCACCGGCGCTCCCGGCCTGTTGACCCCCTGCGATGAGCAGCACCAGCGGCTGGGCCGCCATGCGGTCCTTCAGCCGCGACGGGTCGGTGCGCGAGCACCGCCTCGCGCCCGGGACCCTCCGCCGCGTCGCGGGCCTGGCGAGGCCCCACCGCAGGCCGCTGGCGGTCTTCACCGCGCTCGTCGTGCTGGACGGCGCTCTCGTCGCCGTGCCGCCCCTGCTGCTGCGCCACCTCATCGACGA encodes:
- a CDS encoding ABC-F family ATP-binding cassette domain-containing protein, producing the protein MITATDVELRAGARLLVSGATFRVGRGDRVGLVGRNGAGKTTLTRVLSGETQPAGGSVTSDGPVGYLPQDPRTGDLEQSAIARVLSARNLDSVVAKMRAAEAEMAGDDPAARTKAMDRYAKLEARFTAAGGYAAESEAHRIAANLNLPERVLAQPLGTLSGGQRRRVELARILFSDAEVLLLDEPTNHLDADSIVWLRDHLKTYSGGLVVISHDVGLLEAVCTKVFHLDANRSQLDLYNVGWKLYLDQRRIDEERRKRERANAEKKAGTLMAQADKMRAKATKAVAAQNMAKRAEKLVAGLEDVRQADRVAKLRFPSPAPCGRTPLTAEHLSKSYGSLEIFTGVDLAIDKGSKVVVLGLNGAGKTTLLRLLGGVETPDTGAVLPGHGLRLGYYAQEHETIDVSRSVLENMRSAAPDLDDTGVRSVLGSFLFIGDDVHKPAGVLSGGEKTRLALAMLVVSAANVLLLDEPTNNLDPASREEVLDALRRYEGAVVLVTHDEGAVHALEPERVVLLPDGQEDLWSPEYAELVSLA
- a CDS encoding helix-turn-helix domain-containing protein, with amino-acid sequence MSDNPVIKKGARITGGERTTLADDLKAKYAQGASIRALAAETGRSYGFVHRILTESDVSLRSRGGATRGARKAS